DNA sequence from the Thamnophis elegans isolate rThaEle1 chromosome 4, rThaEle1.pri, whole genome shotgun sequence genome:
TGTTACTGAAAATTGATTGTTCTTGCAGGAAAAATGATCTAAATTGGGACAGTAGTTTCAAATGGGTtccatttaaaaattggaataATGCATTAAATCTGTACTTTTGCATTGGGCTATGAAAAAAATATGGCTCTTATGAGGGATCTGGCTTGAAGGAACAATTGAAAATAATGAAATCTGAAGGCACCAGAAAATGTTTTCCCATTCTAAATAGTTAATTGAGTTTGGCTTCAAATGATGCAGagaataaagaatataaagtAAATAGTAGAGACTTTTAGTATTTGGtttaattcaaaattattttgtaaATATCTAATTGTCAACCAGAATGTAATAGACTGGAGGTATGCTGTTGCACTGAGAAGCAGTGGCACATCATTGAGACCTGAAGAACCAGGTTGGCTCAGATTGTCCTGGAGAAGATCTATCTGTGGTCATAAGAGTCAACATTGACGATGCCATAACATAACCATTTAAAGCTTTCTCAGTTATTAAACTGAAACAGTAACAGAGCATAATAATAACAAGATCAACTTTTGCTGGATGTTCATAATTCACGGAACTATTAACatgacattttaaatatatattttattcattttcagattccattttacagtcacttatatactggatatttgctataagaaaagaaataaaataaaataaaaaagaaaacacaactcatcatcattcacaaccccacctgacacttccatcctccatacaccccatctttcccctccaactttcctttcctccctctaacactccccttccctacttccctatcccctcaaaccttcctttctccccttcctcctagcattccccttacgccctccttacattccccttactccttccttactcctccctcttctttccctctacctctccccttggtgtgttcctttattcaactcttattgagctataatatgataaaaaataaagaaataaaaaatgaaataaaccaaggaaaaaaaatataaagaaagaaaagaaaaaaaagaaagaacaaccgtatacaagtgcattcttcttcttattgaaactatatgagctcccacccacccaccccccataaatccccatccctagtccccccgacttcccagggcccacacctggcactgccctctgttaaaccccttctaaagtatcttatgatcgtatgaattcaaaataaaagtaatatatatatatataaatagataaaaaagaaattacaaattataaaaaggaaaagaaaagaaaaaaaaagaaaaaaaagaaaaaaagagctctttgtattaagctcagccccccatctttatttatgtttagacagtataaatcattctatatgtattctattctcgtctcttgcttctttgttatttaccccaacctcctatagactctccagttcatcttccttaaccttattttcaaataaaaatttacacAAATTTGTGCAAacatcagtttacaatctagctcaaaataatctcaccaagctttcccttctagtaagatttaagcagcgtggatcttTCCACATATAACATGacattttaaaagtacaaaaaaatacaacagtCTTTCAAAACTGTACAAAAAAACAGCTTGGTAGACCACAGAGCAACTTTCATCAGTttgaaagaatccagagaacataAAAGTGTTCACTCTAATGTTTTATAGTGGATATTCTCATAATTCCTCAAGATCAGTCAAATCTACCATTACTTTCAGAAAGAGTGTATCATCTTTGATGTAGGTGTTTTTTGCATTTTCCAACAAAGAGTGTGCAACAAACCGAGGACATCCAGAAGCCACATTCATTTCTCCTCTTGGCCTTTTGAAGCTGAAGCTGTTAGGATCAGCTTTGAAAGTTTCACATATATGTTTTTTCTTTCCACTTTGATCCAAAAGCATAAGTGTAACCTTTTGTTTGAAAGGCCATGATAATAATGCATCAAATTCTCCTCTCATCACTACAAAATACAATGAAACATGAGTTCCCCATCCTGTGCCATCTCCATTTAAATATGCTCTGGCAGATAATCTATATCCACAGCGGctggtataaaaaggttgactaaatAAGGAGAAGCTGTGCCCTTCTATAGCTTCTTTCTTCTTAATTTTGTAGTCCATAATTTTCCAGATCAATTTTCCATTGTAACTTGCTCCTTCCAAAATCTTGAACCGTTCTTCGTTTTTGTTAAGTTGTGTCCCGTGCATTCTGAAGACAACATCTTGTTGGGTAGCCAAGTCTTCTAAAACAACTAGAGGAATAAAAGAGGTACATTTCAGGATTTGCTTTTTTGGCTTTTGGGGGGATGAGGGTAAGGGTGGGGTGAAGTGAGAATGACATAGAGACTTAGAAACCAGCATTTTCATTGCTTCAACATAAATGTTTCAAATTAATATCTCATTGTTTATATTAGTTATTAAAAATCCATCACACAATTTTCTGTataaaaaatatttgctttttaaagacCCAATCTACTCTATTGATTGAAACCACCTTTGTTCTTAAGATTGGAGTAAGTTATCTTGTAATTTTTAATTACATATCGATATGACTGCTCTGCAACTTAAAATTGGTTGTACctggaaaaaaatgcttaagTTGTAGAGTACAATCCCATATTTAACAAAAAGTAAATCGGTAAAGGTAAACTGAAATGCAACATTATCAAATTTTACTAAGCCAAAGTTTACTTAATTTTATTTACTGAGTAAGTTATATTGTGTTAGCCATCTGGAGTCACAGAAGCAAGATGAGTGgtcatataaattgtttaaatgaagaaaaataaataactggCGTTACCAGAAAATGGTAAACTCTGGGTTGAATATGCAGTGATTGGGTTCAAATAACAAATGGACCAAAGCAGTGTTTTCACTCTAGAGAAAACATGTTGAAAGCAGATGGTCAGTAGGCCATCAACTAGCCATGACAACTCAGAGTGGTTACAATTAGTGTTTCCACCACACGGAAGAATGTTCATGGGACATTAGGGAGTCTTTAGGAACTGAAAAATGATGTCATTATTACTAGCCTGTTGCAAAGGACACCAAGAAAAGAAGTGTTGCTCTTAGTCACAATTATTTGCGCCtatttattctctctctttctctccctcctccccgtctctctctctcactggcACCCCTCTCACAAACACATATCCTACATAGAAATTGAGTGGGGATAGAGTAGGGTGTCTTCTTTTATTAGTTGCCTATCCCAAATTTCTACAGGAGCTGAAGGAAAATATCTAGCAGTTTTTCACAATACAAACCTGTTGATTAGGTTGGACTGATCCCAAACATGTGCATTTAAGTGAATTAGTATAAACTTAATTGATATACACATTATTGTAAAGAAAGATGGCACAACCCATTTTGGCTTTGATTTAAGATGCACAAAAGTGGATCCCTCATCTACAGACAGATGAATATTACACAACCAGACAACAAAAACTGAAGGAATATTTCAAGAACTGGGAATTGTCTGACCAAAGCAAAACTTTGAGAAATGTTATCTGCATGATTCTCTTTTGACTTCTAATTGGGGTTGTCAACCGGATCTAAGAGAAAGTAAATCCAATAATACCTAGACGTTGTTCACATGATTCAAGAAGAGCAACTTTCTGCTTTAGGTTATCAATGGTGTCCAGTAGTGTTCTCGGGTCCAGTTTGCTTTGCTGCTGATATGTCTTTTGTACCAGCTGTCTTACTTGTGTTTCCAGGAAGGTATTTTTATCAATGTGAATGGCCAAAGTCTTCAGTTGCATTGTTGATGGGGGGTAAGAGGAGGaacacaattttaaaataaaatgaaaatgcagCAACTAGCATTATTTAATATCTTTATTAAACCTTCAATGGATCTGTTAGGAACAAAATTTCTTCATTTTGgaatttttccaaataatttcttTCGGCAGAAAAAAATTAGTCAACAACATTTTCCACGAACTTTGCTCAAAATGTTAACTACTTGAAAATCAAAATTATCTACACCTCTACAAGGAGAGAATGTAATAGAAATCCTATTTGTGTTAGAATTCTGCATAATAAAATTCAAGATGGTGAAAGTGTAGCGTTCGATACCTGAAGTCTTACAGATAGCTCAGTGATCTATGAATGTAATATATATGAGTTGAGTAGATAGAAGTGTTAAATTCTAACTGTTTTAACTGTTGTGCCCTCTACAATAGCACTGTGACATGATAAGACTTCTTTCGGAAGACTTTTTAGAGGCATAAGAAAATTGAGCCTCcagcctttttcttcttccttattttttttttttttttttttgctgtagcaGTTCCTTGGGGATACAGGCAGTTGTTTATCTAgtatttcatttttgaaattgTGACATTCCCTAGAGGAATGAGATGCAtaattactattttttatttatgacaTAAGCTTCAGACTTATATCAAGGACCATCTCAGTTAATGAGATGATTAGGACATCTGAGtcttgtaaaaaaaatttttttttgataaaagtAGTATATTAATAAAGCATTACtaatattaaaattattcaaTGTTTTCagaatgtaaataaataataaaaacaaaataaattttaaaaaactgatgcATCAACTATAGCAAAACTAAAATCTCACAAATAGATTCTCATTGATTTTCCATTGAGGTAAGGAAGATAACAGGAAAGGAGAATTATTTTACCTGAGTGCTTGCCAGCAGGTTGCTGTTTTTGCAAAATAACAGGAAAGGAGAATTATTTTACCTGAGTGCTTACCTGAGATAACTCTCTGAATTCTCTCTCACAATTTTTAATCATATCTGACAGTTGCAAGATTTTTAACTCTTTATATTTAAGGCTCTTATAAAGATCCGAAATCTGAAAAGTGAAAGATTAAAATTGTTGATGTAAGCAATTAAAAACAGTTTTCTCACATACAtatgtacaaacacacacacacacacacacacacacacacagcaacacTACAGCCTACAGTAAACTTCCCCAACTTATGCTTATCTTGGTTAGTCAAACATTTGCCTCAGCAGTCACACATACCTTGGATCGGTTGGCTGTAGCAAACAAGCCAACTACAAGGAATTCTTCAATTTAAGAGTGTTTGCTTACCAagtattcaaagttatgatgggctTCACAAAAGGTAATTATCACATCTCATGACCTGCTTTATGACTTTCAtgacttaacaattgtatttGCCAGACTCAATTACAgtttgtaagtagaggactacctgtaattcacaTCTTTCTAGAAAAAATTACCTGGGACAGTCGTAACATCCCGTGTTCTATTTTTGACTCGAACAGGACATTCTTGTACTTAGGTGCCCTCCATTTTACATTTTTCTGAATAGAATTATCACCATCTTGTCAAACTTAAGCCACACCTTTCTAAATCTAATAGTTTCCTATATTGCTAACTGCCTAGCAATGTTTCTGGAACAAAATGCCTGGAAAAGACTGCATTTGGATCCTGAGTCAGAAGACACTCAGACCGTTCAATTACTATGCAACGATATAACTTCCCACTTTCATGTACTAATAGAATCGGCTGACTACTTAGATCTGGAGAATAAGGGGAATTCAGAAGTAAGAATCCCATGAATGCCTATCTATCAAATTGTGTTAGTGTCATAATTTCTGCATTGTAAGAGGAATTGAAATGAATATGTATTATTATGGCACTACACTTTTCAAAATCATTGCTAAAAATCATTCAGGTAATTTGACATGTCAGAAGAAACTCAAACCCTgatggttctttaaaaaaaagaataaaatttttCATCCACTGAAACACATTAGACTCTACTTCATCTTGCCAATAGTATCTATGTCCATCCTTTGGCCAAAGGAGAATCTTGAAAATTTTGGTTTCAAAAGAATTGCTGCAATGATCTGATGTCAATGTCACTTTTGTGTTTCATGCTTCTGAGGAAACATGATGCAAGCAGCCTACAGAAATTCAATAGTTCAGGCCTAATTAGTAGCAAAATGGGAAACCACTAAAAATGTCCCAAGTAAGATAAAGAGAGAAAGTTACATGCTAACGCACTAAAGCAAATTTACATATTGATGGTACTCCATTAGATGTGAAGTCATTTTTCAAACCTCATTCtacatctatttttttatttttaaaaacaacttttgGGAATTTACAAGAATGTGCACTTTACCTGATCTTCCAACTTTGAG
Encoded proteins:
- the TRAF5 gene encoding TNF receptor-associated factor 5, with protein sequence MREAAQTLRDAPQLKPMASEDLAGQLPNPYVRQNSSNAVSLEFDPDVNYQFVEILDERYKCTRCHLVLHNPHHTGCGHRFCQNCIDSLRDLNAVPTCPIDNEIIKLQEVFKDNCCKREVLNLQVFCKNSPACTAKLCLGRYQDHLQQCLFETVQCTNEGCNEKIVLKDLKEHLIQQCNFRKEQCQYCKHPEISVNLKTHREVDCPDYPWICPYGCMQMILMKEAEDHVLVCPEMEIDCPYKMCGCPKKIKRSKLLEHEDIFLREHMLHIVDKNSKLEDQISDLYKSLKYKELKILQLSDMIKNCEREFRELSQTLAIHIDKNTFLETQVRQLVQKTYQQQSKLDPRTLLDTIDNLKQKVALLESCEQRLVVLEDLATQQDVVFRMHGTQLNKNEERFKILEGASYNGKLIWKIMDYKIKKKEAIEGHSFSLFSQPFYTSRCGYRLSARAYLNGDGTGWGTHVSLYFVVMRGEFDALLSWPFKQKVTLMLLDQSGKKKHICETFKADPNSFSFKRPRGEMNVASGCPRFVAHSLLENAKNTYIKDDTLFLKVMVDLTDLEEL